Within Deltaproteobacteria bacterium, the genomic segment CCGGCATCACCCTCATCTCTCCCTCGAACCAGCACGACATCTATTCCATTGAGGATCTCGCACAGATCGTGACCGAGCTCAAGACCGCCAACCCCTATGCCAAGGTCTCGGTGAAGATCCCGGTGACAAGCGGGGTCGGGACCATCGCCGTCGGCATCGCCAAGGCCGGAGCGGACATAATAAACCTGAGCGGATTCGAGGGCGGGACCGGGGCGGCACGTGAGCACGCCAAGCGATATGTGGGCCTTCCCGTGGAGATCGGGGTGAGCGAGGCCCACCGGGCACTCGTAGAATCAGGCCTTAGGGGCGCGGTGGAGATCTGGTGCGACGGGGGCCTGAGGAGCCCAGCCGATTGCGTCAAGATGATCCTCCTTGGAGCCAACCGAGTGGGCTTCGGTACCGTTGCCCTCATGTCCGTGGGATGCATAAGTTGCGAAAAGTGTCACCTCGACCGTTGTCCTCGCGGGATCTCGACCCAGCTCCGTACAAAGGAGGAGGCGGCAGCCCGTGGGGTGAAGGGCTTTTCCCCCAGGGTCGTGGCCGAAGAGGCGGAGAATTTAGCCAGGCTCATCAGGACCATGGGAGATGGGATGAGGGACATCGTGGCGGGCCTTGGGGCGCGGAGTATTCAGGATCTGGTCGGACGGGTGGATCTCCTCGAACAGTCCCGGTTGCATAAGGTCATTGATCTGTCCGGGATCCTTGCCCAGGCCCTTCCACCCGCCCATCAAGCAGGGCCTGTTGACCAGGACCGGCCCGGTGTGGTCGTCAGGCGTCCACTCAATTACCTCACTGAACTCGTATCCGGGATCGTGATGGACAGGTTCTCCCATGGAAATCTCGCTGTACGTTTCACGGATACGCGGGTCCAGAGTACAGACAGGGCCGTCGGCACGTATCTGGCAGGCGCCATGGTAAGGGCATATGCTGCCGACTCCGATCACCAGGCGAGTCTCTCGTTCGAGTCTTCCGTGCCTGGAAATGGTCTTTGTGCATTCATGATCCCAAACCTGGATGTCGTTGTGGACGGGGGTTCACAGGACGGGGCGGCCAAGGGGGCCATGGGAGGGAGGCTCGCTGTACTGAAGGGGGTAAACTGCCTTGGCAGGAGGGTGGATGGCTCTACGGGCAAGAGCTTTGCTTACGGGGCCATAGGCGGGACATTCATGATCCAGAACTATGCTGACTCCCGCGCCTGCATACGCATGTCAGGTGCGGACGTGGTCTTTGGCGCCCGGATCACGGCTCCCGTACGGGACCATGAGGGGAATATAGCCATCCGTGCCCACTTGAAGGGTTTTGCCTTTGAGTACATGACAGGTGGAAGGGCCGTGGTTCTCGGAGACCCGGGGCCATGGATCTGCTCCGGCATGACGGGCGGGGTGGTCTATCAGTGTCTGTACCCGGAATTTGACTTCACGCGGGCCGCCCTCGAGCGGAGGCTGGCCCGGGGCGCCCATGTGGAGATCCATCCCGTGCACGAAAAGGGCCTTGCTGACATCGAGGAACTCCTTTCCGGTTACATCGCCGTGCTTCAGGAAAGCGGGCAAGGGGAGGAGGCGGAGATGGTCGGGCTCCTCCTCTCAGAGGCCGCCAAAAGGTTCGTTTCCATCGAGCCGATGGCGATCCGGACCGTCTCGGCCGCATGAGGCAAGGGGCAGGCTGCGAGTTCACCCCGGGCGTGGCGTCGCTGCCTCTTCCGGCCGAAAAAATGATAGGGGCGCTCGTACAGAATATCCTGAATCCGTGAGATATGCACTCAACCCTTTGATTTCACAGCATAAGCCTACGGCCGGGGTATTTGTGGATGGAGGCGCCCATGGACGGGGCTCGAACCGCAAATCCGCCCCAGAGGGGGCTATTTGCCGCACGAAACAAATACCCTGGCCGTAGGCCCACGGATTCAGGTGAAAAACCTGATCCCGCTCAAAAAGCCCGAGATGCAAGGCGCTAAATTTTCCAGGAATGAGGCGGGCGAATCACGATTCGCCCCTACAGCGTCAGCCGCAGTGACTGGAAAATTGAAGCAACGCCGCGAGAATCGGGTTTTTCAGCGGGATCAAATCTGAAAAACCGCCAACCTACCCCTTGCTGAATCAATCATGATCGGAACCCAGGATTTTCGTTTGCCTCTCGAGGACTGCTGGTCGTGACACCCCCCTGAACTCTGGCATATCGAATGGCAAAGGAGCATTTTCGCGGGCCCACAAGAAAATCACTGCCGTTACTCACCATATTTTCCCTATAAAATCAAAAAATTACCAAAAGGCGTTTGACTCTTCTATACGGGACTGATATAAGGGAGCCTCAAAAGCTGTATATTGTAGATTAAAGAATGCCCCAAAAGGGACGGCCCATGCGGCCATCCCTGCCACGTATCGGAGGAAATGCATGTTTCCCATCCAGGACAACATGCCGAGGCGATGTCCTCCTGTCATGACCTGGTTCATCATCGGGGTCAATGCGTTCGTATTTTTTCTCGAAAATGGCCTTTCCACTTTCGCCCTCGACTACTTCATCTCCATTTTCGGCGTTGTTCCCGCCCGATTCACCCAGCCCGGCTGGGCAGAGTTCCATGGTGTCCCATCCATCGGTTACCTTTCCCTCATTACCTGCATGTTTCTCCACGGGGGATGGCTCCATATCATCCTCAACATGTGGACCCTTTGGATCTTTGGAGACAACGTGGAGGACGTCATGGGGCCCTGGAGGTTTCTTGCCTTCTACATGCTCACAGGGATTGCGGCAAGCCTCCTGCACTTGTTCGCCAATCCCGACTCGACCATTCCCATCATCGGGGCATCGGGCGCCATAGCAGGCGTCATGGGTGCGTATTACACCCTTTTCCCCGGGGCCCGAATCATCATGATGATCCCCATATTTTTCTTTCCATTCCTGTTCGAGGTCCCGGCGGTCCTGTTCCTCGCCCTCTGGTTCCTGCTCCAGATGGTGAGCGGCACACTGTCCATCGTGGATCCCCTGCACGCCGGAGGGATCGCATGGTGGGCCCATGTCGGCGGGTTCATTGCCGGGGCCGTACTGAACCGGCTCTTCATCCCCGGCGGACGTCAGAGGACCTGTCGGAGGTATGCCGATGAATATCGGCCTTGGGGTATATATATAAAGTAGGCCAAATCCGTGAGAGAGGAAAAAAGTGATCCTTATTCACAGCCCGGGTTTGCGAAAGGCATCTCCATGAACGGATTCGATTTTCTCTGGATCTTTTTCATCCTCACCGCCCTTCAGCCCGTTATCAAAAAGAAGCTCATCGAGGCGGCCCGCCAGCGGAGCATCGCCGCCATCGAGCGCAAGCGGGGGTCCCGGGTCATCATCCTGGTCCATCGCGAGGAGACCATGAGCATCCTCGGTTTTCCCGTGATGCGCTACATAAACATCGACGACTCAGAGAACGTGATTCGGGCCATCCACCTCACGGATCCGGACGTCCCCATAGACATCGTACTCCACACCCCTGGCGGAGTACTCCTTGCGGCCCTTCAGATCGCCCGTGCGGTCAAGAGACACAAGGCCAAGGTGACGGCCTTCGTCCCTCACTACGCCATGAGCGGCGGGACGCTCATCGCCCTTGCCGCAGATGAGATCGTCATGGACGAACATGCGGTTTTGGGCCCCTTGGACCCGCAGTTGGGGCGATTTCCCGCAGCATCGATCATATCCGCTGTCCGAAGGAAATCCGTGGACCATGTGGACGACGAGACCCTCATAATGGCGGATCAGGCGGAAAAGGCCCTTTCTCAGATGAAAAACGACGTTTATGACCTGATATCCGACCGCTTTGCGCCCGAAGAGGCGGAAAGGCTCGCGGAGATCCTCACACAGGGGACCTGGACCCATGATCACCCTATCTGTCTCAAGGAGGCCCAGCGGCTCGGGATACCTGTCAGAGGCGAGATGCCGAAGGAGATCTACGACCTCATGGCCCTCTTTCCCCAACCAGTGAGATACTCCCCTTCGGTGGAATACCTCCCATCGCCCCGACGGCCGGCCGTTCCTCCATCCACCGGAAAATGAGGTCTTCCTGAATCCGTGAGCCTACGGCCGGGGTATTTGTTTCGAGCGGCAAATAGCCCCCTGTCCATGGGGGCGGATTTGCCGTTCGAGCCCCGTCCATAGGCGCCTCCATCCACAAATACCCCGGCCGTAGGCT encodes:
- a CDS encoding ATP-dependent Clp protease proteolytic subunit; this encodes MNGFDFLWIFFILTALQPVIKKKLIEAARQRSIAAIERKRGSRVIILVHREETMSILGFPVMRYINIDDSENVIRAIHLTDPDVPIDIVLHTPGGVLLAALQIARAVKRHKAKVTAFVPHYAMSGGTLIALAADEIVMDEHAVLGPLDPQLGRFPAASIISAVRRKSVDHVDDETLIMADQAEKALSQMKNDVYDLISDRFAPEEAERLAEILTQGTWTHDHPICLKEAQRLGIPVRGEMPKEIYDLMALFPQPVRYSPSVEYLPSPRRPAVPPSTGK
- a CDS encoding rhomboid family intramembrane serine protease, whose amino-acid sequence is MFPIQDNMPRRCPPVMTWFIIGVNAFVFFLENGLSTFALDYFISIFGVVPARFTQPGWAEFHGVPSIGYLSLITCMFLHGGWLHIILNMWTLWIFGDNVEDVMGPWRFLAFYMLTGIAASLLHLFANPDSTIPIIGASGAIAGVMGAYYTLFPGARIIMMIPIFFFPFLFEVPAVLFLALWFLLQMVSGTLSIVDPLHAGGIAWWAHVGGFIAGAVLNRLFIPGGRQRTCRRYADEYRPWGIYIK